Proteins from a single region of Dyadobacter fanqingshengii:
- a CDS encoding sensor histidine kinase: MKSFIASPRYDLPKRLLRHFLFWLAYYLYDGPISSIIEQDPAARIAIAAMAMPVKMIAAYFTLYLLRRIYNEKSDPVRFYSYLVLSIIFFGCLQRTVSYTVIYPHFYPNGTSVPLFYPPKVIIETFGVYSVVAIVVVVHLAKQWYVSQQEKQQLRNEKLEAELKLLKAQIHPHFLFNTLNNLYSLTVTESKKAPEIVYKLSQLLSYMLYDSNKTTVPLQMEIDYIENYITLEKIRYEERLDVSLNVFNNIDHISIAPLLILPFIENSFKHGFINEIGKVWVNIDILTSDNQLIIKVENSKGKIEADAAKSAVGGIGLLNVKKRLELIYKDRYDLHIVDEETYLIILKIKL; encoded by the coding sequence ATGAAATCATTCATTGCTTCGCCCCGTTACGATTTGCCAAAACGACTGCTCAGGCATTTCCTGTTCTGGCTCGCCTATTATCTGTACGACGGGCCCATTTCTTCTATCATCGAACAAGATCCGGCCGCACGTATAGCGATAGCAGCGATGGCGATGCCCGTGAAAATGATCGCAGCATATTTTACATTGTATCTGTTACGGCGCATTTACAACGAAAAAAGTGATCCTGTCCGTTTTTATTCATATCTCGTTCTCTCCATCATATTTTTTGGTTGTCTGCAGCGGACGGTCAGTTACACGGTCATTTACCCGCATTTTTATCCCAACGGCACCAGCGTCCCATTGTTTTATCCGCCCAAAGTGATCATTGAAACGTTTGGCGTTTATTCCGTTGTGGCCATTGTGGTTGTGGTGCATCTGGCGAAACAATGGTATGTAAGTCAGCAGGAAAAACAGCAGCTGCGAAACGAAAAGCTGGAAGCAGAATTGAAGTTGCTCAAAGCGCAGATCCATCCGCACTTTTTGTTCAACACACTAAATAACCTTTATTCCCTGACAGTTACAGAATCGAAAAAAGCGCCGGAGATCGTCTATAAGCTGTCGCAATTGCTGAGTTACATGCTTTACGACAGCAACAAAACGACCGTTCCTTTGCAAATGGAAATTGACTATATCGAGAATTACATTACGCTCGAAAAGATCCGTTATGAGGAGCGTCTGGATGTTTCTTTGAATGTTTTTAACAACATTGACCACATCAGCATTGCGCCGCTGCTTATTCTGCCTTTCATAGAAAACAGCTTTAAGCACGGCTTTATTAATGAAATTGGAAAAGTTTGGGTTAATATTGATATTTTAACAAGTGATAATCAGCTTATTATCAAGGTTGAAAACAGTAAAGGCAAAATAGAAGCCGATGCTGCGAAGAGTGCGGTGGGTGGCATTGGATTGCTCAATGTTAAAAAACGCCTCGAACTGATTTACAAAGATCGTTACGACCTGCACATTGTGGATGAGGAAACCTACCTGATCATTCTGAAAATCAAACTCTAA